Proteins encoded by one window of Arachis ipaensis cultivar K30076 chromosome B04, Araip1.1, whole genome shotgun sequence:
- the LOC107636431 gene encoding uroporphyrinogen decarboxylase 1, chloroplastic-like → MMREEEVASVAAKPSLAGLGLPSPSPSSLSCVPPLAFGSPLCFCCNSPLSWVLREAREIHDFYGDFVFRSSAGEGCHIAPHLLQTLLSHLAQAIADYIIFQVESGAYCIQIFDSWGGQLPPDMWERWSKPYIKEIVDLVKKRCPETPIVLYINGNGGLLERMKDTGVDVIGLDWTVDMADGRRRLGSGIGMQGNVDPAYLFSPLPAFTEEMQRLAI, encoded by the exons ATGATGAGGGAGGAGGAGGTTGCCTCTGTTGCTGCCAAGCCGTCGCTGGCGGGGTTGGGTTTGCCGTCGCCATCGCCGTCGTCGTTGAGCTGTGTGCCGCCGTTGGCATTTGGATCGCCACTCTGTTTCTGCTGTAACTCGCCACTGTCCTG GGTTCTAAGAGAAG CAAGAGAAATTCATGATTTTTATGGTGATTTTGTCTTCAGATCCTCTGCTGGTGAAGGCTGCCATATAGCACCACATTTATTGCAGACTCTGCTCTCTCATTTGGCGCAAGCAATAGCAGATTATATTATTTTCCAAGTGGAGTCTGGGGCTTACTGCATACAAATATTTGATTCATGGGGTGGACAACTACCACCTGATATGTGGGAACGCTGGTCAAAGCCTTATATCAAAGAG ATTGTAGATTTGGTCAAGAAAAGATGCCCTGAGACACCGATTGTTCTTTATATAAATGGAAATGGTGGCCTCCTTGAGCGTATGAAAGATACTGGAGTTGATGTTATTGGGCTGGACTGGACTGTGGATATGGCAGATGGAAGAAGAAGATTGGGTAGTGGAATAGGTATGCAGGGAAATGTAGACCCTGCCTACTTATTCTCCCCACTTCCTGCCTTCACTGAAGAAATGCAGAGGTTGGCGATTTAA